cacattattttttttttgaacctcACTTGCAATTCAACGATGATCTAATTTTTGCGTACTAGCGTTGAAAATTGTATGAGATGGAAAAAGAGTGATGTAAAGATGCATTGAAATATAAACAAGGGCTAAAGTGAAATCTTTAAGAGTTTAGGGACTAGTAACATTGAAATTTTGAGTACCAATGGGATTAGTGGTGCAATTTACTCATTTTTATTGACCATTAATTTTAGTTAATGCATCTACTTTGTCTTTTATAAGTACTCTTTAGgattatcataatttttttttttttttgggttacaTACTTATATATGCCTAcaaaattatagtaaataacTTTGGCCCTTTATGATTATGTGAGATTACAAATATAGATGGTTACATCGAAATTTTCTTTGTATTCAATAGTTAATGTTATTAGATAAAGAATATAAGATTCATTCAACAAATAAcgaatatcgaaaaaatatgaaatttgatttctagatacttcaaatggtatagatcattttcaacggtgccgatcgtcgatttgagggctccattatcgaaaacaaatgggtggcaacagagcccgtttgctatcgataatattccagctcaactatatatatatatatatatatagaatttggctggaatactattaatagcaccaagtcattggtgctattaagtttttagtccttggattaaaaaatgtgcaGTTAAGATAATAGTGGTCCTCCGTTAGATTGATTGTGgtttcctagggttgagtcagtggttggttgaatagtatgatctaacagttAGAAATAACGAAAGGGAttgcccttggatgaaaaaatgtgctgTTAGGACGATGGTGGTCCCTAATGAGGTTGATAGTTGTTTTCTAGGATTaagtggtggttggttgaatagtatgatcttacgattagaaatgatgaaagggataaatctaatagtaaaaaattcggtagtaccaagcatttggtgctagatcaatagtatcccagttggactcatatatatatatagcaggactaTTGTATatgagtatagatttttttgtactcataaatttttagctgttgaatgaagggatgtgcaattaggatgataatgattttctattagaatgatagtagtcctCTACGATAAGTGGTTGGtttgttaaatagtatgatctaacgaccgaaaatggtcaaagagtagatctaacagtcGAAAATGGTCAAAGAATATTATAGCcggacactatatatatataacagtcgaaaatggtcaaagagtagatctaacagtcgaaaatgatcaaagaatatTATAGCcggacactatatatatatatatatatatatatatatatgtaaggcTACAAACCTTATGGTATCGTTTAGTTCgagaataagcaaaaagtggatATTCCGGGGATAGGtgtaaattgaggtataagcggggattagatcaattttgcgtttggatgaaaattNtacaaaatatgatgatatgacattaaaattttagatcaaagttattgatcttgttttatatggtataaagaattttatatcaaaatttcatgtgatttgaatatttctacaccgttaaacttgcaaccggctcaccacggccgttaaaattattgattttgagccccttcgatcactaggcaaatgctatcgaaaaatcgcaaaatttattttctaggtacttcaaatactctagatcaactctaacggagccgattgtcgattcgaaagtccgaacatcgaaaacgacttggaagcacggagacctccgtgcttccataagcataccagcacaactctatatatatatatagagagagagagagagagagattctttaGTTGCAAAAGCAATTTCTTAGTTATATAAACAAAGTACTACATTTTCTTTCGAGCAAACAAACCTTGAATAATTAACATAAAGCAAACACTTTTTGTTAATTTTCTCACACTTAGTATAGTTACTATAAAAAATCATTAATTAGAGGGATATAAATATAGGACATCAAACTTAGTATAAAGTGTGTATGTAGTTTCTTTTCAATGGTCTCTGATCAATTAATCAGCTTCAGGGGCCTGATCATCTCATTGTCTTCATGGTCCAGGATCTGTTGCACAAATATTAAAGCATCATTAAAGTTAATttactaataatttaaaattggagCTCTactttttgaaattcaaaaactcaatttttttttgaaaaatacaaATACCTAGATGATTCCAAACACATTCagttatgaaataaaaaaaagtaataatataaaGATGTTTCATATATCAGCTTTATACACATGACAGTAATTAGATAGTggttatatttaattttcaaaatttgcaaATGATACGTGAGCTCGAGGCCCACTTTGCTAAACaaagcaaataatttttaagcaTAGATAAAAACTGACTTATCaattatattttgagatatatTTTTAAGTACCTTTAACTAAACTAAGGCTTCTTTGGCCCTGTATAACTATACAGTATTGCACTGATGTTCTTGCAAAGTGTTATTTTAGTAATGCTTTTAGAAGAAGCATCTTTTGTTTCTCTTAGTAGTAAAATACACTGCTCCAAATTAaaacttcttttgttttttgagcCTAAGTATTTTGAAGTCTAGTTTtatcaaaagcaaaaaaatttttgattttttctctaTACCAAACACTTTGGTAAAGATAACTATTACTAAAACCTGAAGCAAAAGTGGTGCCGAACGAGTACTAATTAAGGTTTTGTTTggaatttttttctatatcaaACACTTTAGTATAGACGTCTATTACAAAAAGCtgaagattgcgttacgtgcggtaaaaaagtacgatggaaaaatattatgtttgtttCCGTATATAATATTGTGTTCCGTTTATCACGATGAGTTGGTTATGTTATATTTTCTGCGATCTCATCAGAGAACACAGAAACATATCTCTATATGTTTTTATCCCAACTCTACTTCATCTAATAGCATcagataggcctcaataccaaactaagcctaagccAAACAAGAATAAGAAAGGAAAAGCTCTCACATGGCAATGGTAGACGTATCCGGGCTCTGCCGTCGCATCGAATGGGTACGTCGCGTTGGTGTCGACGAGCTTGAACTTGACCACCACCGTCGTCATGTACCCAGGCTCGATCTTCACCACGTTCTTCCATGTCTTCTCGTGTTCCGGCACCGCCAACAGTCGCCCGATGGCTTGCCCCGTGATGTTGCACTTGACGGCATCGCCGTGCACCGTCATGCAATTCAAGAACGCGGTCGCGTTCGCCAACtgctgcaccctcgccgcctgGAAGTTCGCCAGATGAAGGTGCAGGGGGTGGTTGTCCTGCGTCAAGTTGATCACTTCCCACACTTCTGTGTTCCCAGGTCGCGGCGTCTCCGTCGCCGGGTCCAACAATGGTTTCCCGTTGATATACAAATGTGTCGGTTTCTCGGTCGCGCTGTCGTACTCGTAGAACGTGATATAACGCTTGACGGTCGCCTCCCGCTCGTCGGCCCTCGGATACCTCACCAGCCTCTTCGGAATCCTCGAATTGTCCGGCGCGCTTTCTCTCCCTATCACAAATTTCATCACCTTACCGTTTAATCGGTTTGTCGCGGTCCCGTTCGGGAACGGATACGGTGCTGAATTTATCAGCTCGGCCTCGGACGTAGTGGATTTCGTAAAGTCGATTACGACATCGAAAATCTCCGCGGGCGCAAGGAGAACAGTGGATGTCATCACAGGTTTGTTCAGGTAGGCCGTGTCGGAGCCGACGACGCAGAACGGAAGGTGgttggagagggagaggttgaAGTAGCGGGCGTTGCTGGAGTTGATGATGCGAAAGCGGTAGCGACGGCAACGAACGGTGAGGAAGGGCCAGGCTTTGCCGTTGACGGTAACGGCCTCGCCGAAGTACTCGGGCTGCCACTCGGGGTGGATGGACGGGTTGTCGCCGGTTGCGTTCATGTAGAGTGAGCCGTCGGCGTAGAAGCTGCGGTCCGCGATGATGAGGTGACGGTCGAATTCGTCGCCGGCGGGGAGGCCGAAGGAGGCCTCGACGGAAGGGCTCCGCAGGACGTAAGCGCCGAGAAGGCCGGCGAGGAGGTTGGCGCGAGTAAGGCCGAGTGCATGGTCATGGTACCTGCCGATCAAAAGTCCGCAAAGCACTGCTATTAAGAGTATTGAATAGCagataaatttctataaaactCAAGCAATCAGATTTATCCCTTCGAAAATTTTCTAGTTTGTAAGTACATCCCTTCGAAAATGTTCCTTCCGTTTGATTTACCGTTAGTTTTCTTAACGGTGGGtgcataaaataattattttgtcttTACGGATTTGTCCCTACAAAAAGTTATCTTTGTCGCGGTCAAGGACCTCGCCATCGACATTGTCGCTGCCGTAGGTCTCGCCACCGCCATgtataaaaaagagagaataattTTTGGGGCGTTGTAACGGAAGAATAGATTTACAAGCGGGAGGACTTTTGAAGGAATAAATCTGGTAACTTAAGTTTTGTAaggtagaaatatatttgctatttagaaaaatataagtttttagcgaaaaatagttatttcataGTACCAGAGATTGCCGGGATTCTGTACGTTGGGATAGGTATAGGTGTATTGGGTCCATTTAGGGCCGGTGTCACGGAAATCGGCTGTGAACCAGGCGGAGGGATTGCCGTCGGACTGCGGAGGATGGACGCCTCCGTGAAGGTGGACGACGGTGGGGACGCCGCCGTGCGGCGGGACTGCGACGGTGATCGTGGGGTCCCACGGGAGGATGTGCCTTGCCGGAAGGTAATTCTGCCACGTCACGCGGAGGGGGACGCCCTGCAGGGCCTCGATTGTCGGGCCCGGAAAGGTCGCCGTGTCGGCACCGACTCCGAACACGAAGACTGTCGTCGCCGGAAAGTCGCGGTGAAATTGCTATACTCAGGTGAAATTGTAGAACTACTTTAGATTCGCTtactcacaatttttttttatataagtttATTGCATGCAGGTCcttgtaaatatagtaaattataaatatattcctacaaagtccaacttttatatattgtttttgtaAAAGctttaatgttttcaaatatgtccctaccattaaaatccattaaaaaaatttagataatcataggttaaatactttaccctggttagtttttgacatttttacctctcttatattacactgttgtggcttttggagatacatatttatgatggcaaaattgaaaatataaacagttctctaacggtaacaaaccagagagacatatttgaaaatattagaacttttgtaggaacaacatataaaagttgaactttgtagggatatttttgcaattcactatatttgcaggaacttGTATGCATTTAATCCTTTTTTTCTATTATCTATTTTTGAATGAGgggcttttgcttatttttctCAGGCTACTATtcaaagttttcaaatttattatgaaattatcaaaatatatttctaaaccCAAAATCTCATTAATAAACTCTAAAAACTATATTTGGTTCtggtataagtaagaattgcTTATCCTAGAGATAaatacaagttcaggtataaataGGAACTAAACCAATTTCGCGTTTGACAGAAAATGGAAGAAAATTGGATTGTTACTAAAAATAAGGTTCGGATGATTAGATTAGAATatgaggaataagagttataattttaaattaaaagtattttatctaattaattaac
This DNA window, taken from Ananas comosus cultivar F153 linkage group 5, ASM154086v1, whole genome shotgun sequence, encodes the following:
- the LOC109710058 gene encoding multicopper oxidase LPR1-like gives rise to the protein MGAKLGLSLMLMFVTVATGFSPTPPPVTEQTLQKIAGSLQMYVDLLPQMPKIYGYSMEGGSPKPVKLTIGMYEKKWQFHRDFPATTVFVFGVGADTATFPGPTIEALQGVPLRVTWQNYLPARHILPWDPTITVAVPPHGGVPTVVHLHGGVHPPQSDGNPSAWFTADFRDTGPKWTQYTYTYPNVQNPGNLWYHDHALGLTRANLLAGLLGAYVLRSPSVEASFGLPAGDEFDRHLIIADRSFYADGSLYMNATGDNPSIHPEWQPEYFGEAVTVNGKAWPFLTVRCRRYRFRIINSSNARYFNLSLSNHLPFCVVGSDTAYLNKPVMTSTVLLAPAEIFDVVIDFTKSTTSEAELINSAPYPFPNGTATNRLNGKVMKFVIGRESAPDNSRIPKRLVRYPRADEREATVKRYITFYEYDSATEKPTHLYINGKPLLDPATETPRPGNTEVWEVINLTQDNHPLHLHLANFQAARVQQLANATAFLNCMTVHGDAVKCNITGQAIGRLLAVPEHEKTWKNVVKIEPGYMTTVVVKFKLVDTNATYPFDATAEPGYVYHCHILDHEDNEMIRPLKLIN